The stretch of DNA ATCCAATGCATTATTTAACATTGCTTGTAGAATTATGTGTTCACATGTGGTTTAGTCATTAACTAGTACTATGAAATCTTTAATTAGTTGTCTGAACTAATCATTAATATCCGTtgatacattttaaaataatggtCTAATTAATGGCATATTTCACAGCTTGATATCGATAGATATTGGCCAACAACGCTCTATAGCAACTCACTGTTGATCTTTTCACACTCGGAACTATCGACTTTaagaaacaaagcaacaaaCAGAATCCGTTTGTAAATTCCTAACTAACacagttaaaacttaaaactctaaaacaagCAGAGCACACCTAAAAATAGAAGACCAATATGTATATAGGAGTCCTAAATGAACTAATAAATAAGACTTCAACGTTGATATGAAAGGTTGTTGCGAGGTCCAATTGTAATAGAATagtatacaaaaatttaaaattgttgtCAGATCtataactgaaaatataaagtaaaagataaaatactTAATGCAATATAAATCACTTGATAGATCCACAAATCAATGATGTGCAATTATATAGGAATCTGGATCattcatgtttgattttttcaCAGGATCATAGAAGTTGACATTTTGATTCCTGTCTATATCACCCATTGATTCTTCAAATCCAAATAAGAAAAACCATTTATGTGCTTCATTTCCaagcattctttttttctttcttttctgaaTTTCTATAATATGTACTCAATAAAATAACGTTTATATACATAGATGGAAAGTTAAGgggaaataaatgaaaataatgaaacattCTTAGAATTTATTGGCAAGTTCATTTTTGTGTGTATTATTAAATTCAGTTGTAGATATTTCAGAACTCTCACATCATGATTTTAGAGAATAATAAAGTTTACATAATTCAGGAAAATGATGTTGATTCTAGACGCTCTCTAGATGCCAGATTAGTTCTCTAAAGAGGAAAAAGCTAGCTAAAAGTCTAAAACGTATACTTAAAGAGCTGTTTGTGAAGACTAAATCTCTAGAAATTAAAGGCTAAAACGTGATCTAAGTATCACTATCGATGCCAACTTTGTTTTCCATTAtctttaacttttaaaaaagttttcacTTATCTCACAACAGATCAAACCTGAAGCAAGAGTAGGTTTATTCAGAGATTTTTTCTGATATCAGATAAAAATCAATAAAGTTAATTTGCATTAAAACTATACATATGAAATTTGTTAATGAGATTTGGTCTTTACTACTCATGACGATCACACGAATATAACACTAATCAAATCCAAAATAGCTGAGTGGTATATATGACGCTTGAATTCTCACAACTTCATATATTCTTAATTTCAGACTTCCAATTCCATTTATTTTTGACATACTCGACATGAGCTGCATTATTTAGTACGACCACGTACTTATTATAGTTCAGGCGTTGTACAATAACCAACGGCGTTGAGTGCTTTAATATCGGATAACTGATATGATTCATCTTTTTATGCCTCATCTTCACTagtattttgtttcttacttcgTATGTTTCCTTCATCGGATGGTTGTcgtctttcttgttttcttccaaCCTCCGTTGGCAGCAAGAGATCTTTTTTACTATCTTCGGACAGTACTTGATCAGATTCGCATTTCACTTCCTgcacaaataaattattaactaaAACATAAGCAAcaatattgttattttaatgaGAAAGTAAATTATGCTTTTATTGTAATCATACCGGAATTTTTCCAACAATCATATGAGCCTTGTAGAAAACATCTTTAACTTGGTTTTCATCACCCCAAGCCTCCTCAAACTTGGTCATTAGATCTTCATTTATAAGCTCTACACCTTTCTCCTTGGCCTTCATCGCGGGCTGCCACGATCTCAAGAACCCTATAAAGCCTTTAAGCGAGAGTTTATGCGGGATGTCTAGAGTTATAGGCTTTCCTTCGGACCCCATCCCTATGCTCTCAAATGGAAACATCAACGTTTTATAACCGTCAGATGCCAAATTCATAATAGGAGTTCTAAAAGGTAGAGTAGAGTCCACAAGACGCTTCATTATGGGATCGATCTCGGGCGAGATAACGATATCGTTGTATACCCAAACGGCAATTAGGCCTCCTTCTTTGCGAAGAACACGTTTTGCTACGTTGTAAAATGTGGTGAGGTCGAAGAAATGGACAGCTTGCGCAGCAACTATGAGATCCACAGAGTTTTCTCCCCCGATTAGAGCCACCATCTCATCTTCTGACATCGTTATTGGAGTGTGATGGTAACTGATTCTTGAGTGTTTGATTGCTCGTTTGAGTTGTGCTTCGTTTATATCGGTAGCCACAACATTCTCGTAATGCTCCACAAGCTGTAaagatataaagagagttcTCGGTATTGTCAAGACTACAATATGTATTATAGTATGATGAACAAGATTCTATTTTTGCTATATTATATACGTACTAGTATATGATTTATCCACGTGGTCTCATATATGGATATGGTTGATGAATATAATGAGAAAGTACCAACATAATTGACATGGGTCGACAAAAGAGCCCTCCTAAGTGTACATTTTGTTGCTAGGCTTATTACTTATTAGCATAATCGCCGTATCACAAATCAAACTAATTTGGTCTTACAAGTATATAAGAAGGTTTTAGATTTTCCAAGATCTAAAAAAGATAGAATTAGAAAGTTGATATAATTACCCCAATAGCAGCCTGACCGTTACCAGTTCCGACATCCCAAGCAAGCTTGTGGTCCTGTGTCCGTGCGGCAATCTTCTTGTACCAATCGATGGGATATCTAGGCCTTGCGTCGAGATAAGCTTTAGCCTCGTTTTCTGATAAGGCAGccattttcctcttcttcttctcctctcttcttgtttccttGCTTTGTATTATATACAACTCTCTAGTTTTATGAACTCACTCTTGTttgtattaatatattatgaaaaagaGTTGAATGAAGTCCAACTTGGCGAGAGGTAAAGTTTCACTATAAATAAGTCCTTCCAAAGGAAGACGTGATCTTTAAGGTCTTatctgttttaatatatattttggttgaaCAAGACAAAAACAGTGTCTTGTGATGTTCCATGAAATGatagaggagaaaaaaaaaaaagattttctgAAAAATCCATGATTTTTGGACTTTGTTACTCCCTTCATTGTCTCAATCAAAATTTCTTGATTTCAATAGCCTCTAAAAATACGTCTTTTTACATTCAAGAACAATCAAAGTTACAGTAAAATTTAATGAACTAGtatgatttgtgttcttctcTCGTAAATGTCAAGGTCTCTCATCGATAATGATACAATCATACGATTCTTTTAGATGCAATTAGACACATATTGAATACTACATTGAAAAGGGAAAAAGGGACTAAATCTTACTAAGTGACAAACTATCAATACAAATAATCTCCCTAACTAAGTGGCGAactatcaattttaaaatttatcaaacaaacaaaatatatatcgCTATAAATAATTCGAGGAAACtgtgttttgtgaaaaaataaataaaaaatctggtTTCAAGTCATAATGGGCTTGGTTATGGGCTTATCTATTGGGTTAGTTTTACCAAGATAAGTGAGGATATAAGTGAGAATTAGATGAGTcgctgagtttttttttttactctttcttgACGAGAGCAGAGTATCGTTGCTCTGTTCTTGTAACTGTAACTCCGACGAGTTTGTTCTGGGGTGGTGTGTGATTCCGACGATACATACGCTAAGTTCTGGTTCACCGTCGATCGCGTTTCTTGATCGCTTTTGAGTTGGAGTACAAGTCGTGAAATCATGAGTGAGATCGTGAGAGTTCAAGAGATCTGTTCCAAGTCAGAACACCTAAAGATAGTCTCCAAG from Camelina sativa cultivar DH55 chromosome 9, Cs, whole genome shotgun sequence encodes:
- the LOC104711993 gene encoding putative methyltransferase DDB_G0268948: MAALSENEAKAYLDARPRYPIDWYKKIAARTQDHKLAWDVGTGNGQAAIGLVEHYENVVATDINEAQLKRAIKHSRISYHHTPITMSEDEMVALIGGENSVDLIVAAQAVHFFDLTTFYNVAKRVLRKEGGLIAVWVYNDIVISPEIDPIMKRLVDSTLPFRTPIMNLASDGYKTLMFPFESIGMGSEGKPITLDIPHKLSLKGFIGFLRSWQPAMKAKEKGVELINEDLMTKFEEAWGDENQVKDVFYKAHMIVGKIPEVKCESDQVLSEDSKKDLLLPTEVGRKQERRQPSDEGNIRSKKQNTSEDEA